AGTTAAAATATTCAGTGCCAGCTACGTGATTAAAAATGTCCTAGATTTACCTTTCATCTGGGGgcttaatttatattttttattgaactGATGAAGCCTGAACATGAGAAGTAATACAGATACCATATCACATGATGCAAACCAAAGCTGTAAGAATCAGGAAGCCAGATTGAAATtagcaacaaataaaaaggtgtgtgtatatatatatatatatatatatatgtatatgtatatatatatatgtatatgtatgtgtgtatatatatatatatatatatatatacatatatatatatatatatatatatatatatatatatatatatatatatatatacatatatatataaattattgtttttttttatctcaatcTTTACTGAGTCACGGTGCAAATTCcatatacaaaaaaacaaataagctgAAATTTTGAACTTTTGTCCCAAAGTCATCTTTTGATTTTAAAGCCAAATGTCTCCAAAACCTTATAGTGCAATGACTGAATGTATTTAGCAGACAACGAAAACTTAATCCCTCATGCTGTCAGTCCCACTTTACTTTTGCATCGGTACTAATGTTTGAATAATCATACCTGAGAGGGACATACACCCGAAGGAAACGATCCACTGCAATAGCCACCAGACACAAAACCGACACTAAGGTCAAGAGGATGACCACGCAGCTGATGAAGACACAGCTGTGGAATGAAGTCCTCACTCTTCCATCCACCACCACAGCCAGCGGTATGGCCACACAGCCAACCATGAAGTCAGCCACAGCCAGAGAGACAATAAGGCAGAAGGTCGGCTGTTGAAACCTTTTACTGATCCATACTGCTAAAATGACCAGCACATTACCCAAACAGCATCCAACAGCAATAAGCACCTCCACCAAAGTATAACTCAATTCTTCATAATTCATtatgctgtgtgtctgtttagaCAATTACTGTTTCCTGAATATGATGTGCTCTTCTGAAAGGAAGGAAGTGACTTCTGAGGTGCTCAGCCCTTAATTATACAGCGTACCTACTAgtgtgaagcaaaaaaaaaactgcagcttgtTGCAATGGCAATTTAAggtattaaaaacagaaacacagtctTCCTGGTCTAAATAGAGGAAGTCATTATACCACTTCCTTGATGATATTGATCGCCTTTAAAGATGCTGCATCGCTAATCTGTTTCTGACTTTTGGTGTGAAACTATATATCCCTTAACTCTGGTTACCTCTTGCTGCTAATGCATGTCAGTTGAGATGGATGCACTGAGCTCATCAGACTTCATCCATGttggattattattttatatcaagtcaagtcaaattCATTCATAGAGCAGATTTACAAACCACAGTTCtgtttaaagacaaataaaactgGAAGACATGTTCAAAGACAAAGACTGACTTCTAATTTGCTTCTTTTTGCTTCTAGTTTGGatagtacatgtaaattaatgccaataaacttccctttgacttccctatattaaaatatttccctacgtctagctgaaaaatgcctccagatgacatcacatcatttggaggaaccttcatttCTGatcatgtcatcttgttgcttttataatgaagtttgtaatcatcAACCTGCTTTCGTAAAATTCCTTCAGATGCAGCCCGTTTTCATTCCTGAGTTGTTACAAGGCACAGCTTTGTCAAGACCTTCTGCAGGTGCAGTTGTTCCCAGGCCGTCAAATAATGGAAGACCTTGAGCGTCCAGTAGCGCCAATATGATAACCAAAGGACGTACAACGTGGCACAATATGACGTCTTAGGAGCGTCAATATCtcatgctgtgggatgagaacgtggtGCCAGATGATATCATCCGTACTCCTAATCATGAAAagtcctccaggtgatgtcatttggatgAGTTTGCAGCtacaaacagagaaatattttgatacagGGAAGTCACAGTAAGGTTTAAAACCATTAATGTACATATACACCCTAAAttaagcaagttgaaaattggtgaagtcgccttttaagaattttaactttttaaaaggcATCATAGCAACACTTTATTGATGAGAAAGGCAAATGGGTTTGTAGGTGTCAAAGAGACCAGAACATGGACATCAGTGGGAAAACCAAGAAGACCTTTTACAGTGCATTCACAAAGTTgtcagacccccttcactttttaaaatgtttttatgttgcagcctgatactacagttgtttaaatacatttttttcctcatgaaTTTAAACTCTGTACCtgaatttttgaaatgtttgtaaatgtaatttaaataaaataatttaaatttcagtttggCTTAATTATTAagaccctttgcaacaacacttgaaatttagctcaggtgcctcccatttctcttgatcattgctgagatgtttctacgcCTTGACTGGAGtctatagaaggcctcacaACTGACACTGCATACTGTCCCATCAGGAGTCACCAAAGGAAAAaccatgaggtcaaaggaacttcctgcagagctcagaaacagaATTATcgcaaggcacagatctgggggctcagttggtaaggctgTTGTAAACAAACCACAGAGTCagggttcgatccctggtcccagctatacGCCGGCTATAAGTGTCTCTGGgacagacactgaacccccaacagtcctttcccatccccagctgtgtagtgccggtccaagcccggtagagtCAGGAAGGGGCTACACTGCAGCTTCCCATGAGAATAGTGGCCTTCTTAATCCTCAAATGGTTTAGCTCATCCAGGACTCCTCCAAGAGCTGATCACCCAGCTGATCACCCAGTTGGCTGCACCAGTGataattttcaatttaaacaaaattgaCCATGAATTCATGTTGTAATAAACCAAATGGTAAAGATTTACAAACAGTGTGAATGCTTGTATCATATGCAACTTTGGTAGGATGAGACTCAAGACCCAGCACCTCTTAACAATGAGGAATGATTTGGGGCACATTTTTCTtgagagactgaaaaaaaattacaaatattagcTTTAAATagaatttctaaaacaaaacatgagacaGCTAAATTAAATGGCATCTGTTGAGtcaacaaaatatattaatgtttgTATTCAAGTATATGTCTGTGTAGTTACAAATCAGAGATgtgatgtttaaaacaaaaatcatgcAAATCACTCATTTTTGCCCACACTGGTAAAGTTACTGCTGAGATTGTTTTCTGTCGTCTGGCTTGTCTGAGGTCCTTGATTTACTTCTTCACATCTAATATACTGTCTCCAGATCTTCAGGTATCCAGACCTGATCTTTTGGATTTTGAACGCATACACAATTGGGTTTATAGCTGAATTGGCATGAGAGAGCAGGATGCCAACATGAAAAACTGTTGGTGGTATAACGTTTAACCCAACAAAGTAAACGATGCAGTTCATGATGTGAAGAGGGAGCCAGGACACGGCAAACAGGACCAAGACCAGAGCCAGAGACCCTGCcagctgtttctctttctttaggTAGTTGTGAGCTGGGCCACCATTACCCGGCTTTTCTCGAAGGCTTCCTCGAATGGTACAAAACACAAAGCCGTACAATACTGTCATTACCAACAGAGGTGTGAGGTTACAGAGGAAAAAACGAAAGTAAACCAGGTACGACATGGGGATCACACTTATAAACTGACAGACAATAGTGGAGTTGATTGAAGAAGACAAAGTTTTATGGTTGTACCATCCAAGCATGGGAGCAAAACTCAGTGGTACTGCAACAATCCAACAAGCTGCGACTGCAAGGAATGAAAGTTTTCTTGTCACAGTTCTTTTGTACCTTTAGAGAGAAGCAGTTATTATTGGTATATCAACAAGTAGGTACGTGAGTGAGTATGTGTGATAAAGAAAGCATGAAAGCATGAATAAAAGTGTAAAGTTTTAAGTGTGTTCCCATTTATCATCCCAAACACCATGCATTACCATCACATGATTAAACTGACACTGTCGGTCCCACTTTACTTTTGTATTAGTACACGTTTGAAGGATCATACCTGAGAGGAACAGACACTCGGAGGTAACGATCCACTGAAATAGCCACCAGAGACAGAACTGAGACCGAGGGCAACAGGATGACCACGCAGCTGATGAAGAGGCAGCTGTGGAAAGAGACAGTCACTTGTCGTTCCACCACCATCGTAAACGGTATGGCCACGCAGCCAACCATAAAGTCAGCGACAGCCAGAGAGACGATGAGGCAAAATGTCGGCTTTTGCATGCTGTTACTGATCCACACTGCTGAAATGACCAGAATATTACCCAAACAGCAAACAACCGCAATGAGCACCCCCACCAACATGTAGATCACATCCAACTTCATTGTGCTTCCTAGCAGGATCACATTTGATGATTACTGGTGTCTGAATGTCAGTCTGAGTCTGAATATGATGTGCTCTTGTCACACCTTCTAAGGAAGTTTATATTTAGCCGTTTATATTTAATACCACATAGCTTCAAgtgtgagaaaaacaaattgaaactGAAGGTTGTCGCTatgtgttatttttagtttctaAAGAAAGTCTAAATCTAGTAGCCATCATACTTCTTACTTGATGAGAACTTTAGATTAGCTGGTTAAAAAACACTTCATAATATTATTTGCTGTAACTCtgtaaaaaaagtacaaacccgattccaaaaaagttggcacactgtacaaattgtaaataaaaaaggaatgaaatAACTAACAAAtttcataaacttatattttattcagaatacaacatggatgacatatcaaatgtatcaaaaatattaaatttaagggaaaaataagttgattttaaatttcatggcatcaacacatctcaaaaaagttgggacaaggccgtgtttaccactgtgtggcatctcctttcctctttataacagtctgcaaacgtctggggactgaggagacaagttgctccagtttaggaataggaatgttgtcccattcttatcTAATACAGGCTTCTAATTGCTCAGCTCTCTTAGGTCTCCTTTGTCACATCTTCCtatttatgatgtgccaaatgttttctatgggtgagagatctggactgcaggctggaCATTTCAATACCCGGATCCTTCTTCTACGCAGCCATGATGTTGtaattgatgcagtatgtggtctggcattgtcatgttggaaaatgcaaggtcttccctgaaagagacgacgTCTGGACaggagcatatgttgttctagaACTGGGATgtacctttcagcattgatggtgcctttccagatgtgtaagctgcccatgccacacacactcatgcaaccccataccatcagagatgcaggcttctgaactgAGCGCTAATAACAACTTGGgttgtccttgtcctctttagtccggATGACATGGCAtcccagttttccaaaaagaacttcaaaGTTTGAttcgtctgaccacagaacagttttccactttgccacAGTCCGTTTTAAATAAGCCTAGCCCCAGAGAAAACACCTGCGCTTCTTGATCATGTTTAAATACGGCTTCTTTTTTGACCTATAGAGTTTTAGCCGGCAATGGCAAACGGCAGGGCGGATTGTGTTCACCGACaatgttttctggaagtattcCTGAGCTCATGTTGTGATTTGCATTACAATAGCATtcctgtatgtgatgcagtgccgtctaagggcccgaagatcacgggCACCAATATGGTTTTGAGAGATTGTTCCAGAATCTCGGAATCTTTGGATGATATTatgcactgtagatgatgataacttcaaactcattgcaatttttctctgagaaactCCTTTCTGATATTGCTCCACTATTTTTCGCCACAGCATTGGGGGAATTGGTGATCCTCCACCCATCTTGACTTCTGAGAGACACCGCCACTCTGagaggctctttttatacccagtcatgttgccAAGTGACCTAATAAGGTGCAAATTGgtcctccagctgttccttatatgcacatttaactttACCGTCCTCTTATTGctacctgtcccaactttttgggaatgtGTAGCTCTCgtgaaatccaaaatgagccaatatttggcaaggaatttcaaaatttctcactttcaacatttgatatgttatctatattctattgtgaataagaTATAAGTttttgagatttgtaaattattctattccttttttattcacaatttgtacaatatcccagcttttttggaatcgggtttgtatGTTAAAGTGTTTAATGAAATGTGTTAACTAATACGTAGCATTTAGGGCAACTTTGATTGTAATTGTAGTTGAGTGCAAAGTGTAGATATTTGCTTTTAGATGTAGTGAAATACAAGTCAATTAAATCAATTGGGTAAAGCTCAGATGTAGGACATTACTTTCCACCCTTTAAAGGACGGTGAGTAAAGATGTTCCTGTTTAATGTTAAGAAACACCGTCAACAGCTAATCACTCTTCCTGGATACAGAGTAATCCTGTGGCTCTGTGCAGAGAGACAAATAATGAAGTCACGTTGCTTTGCCAAAATTACGCACAGCTCCTGTCAGTTCAGAGACTCCAGATAAAACACATCATTTCTGCCGCTGTTTCTTTAACCAGCTGCACAGAAAAGATCTAATCTAATACAAGTTGCTGTCAcaacagcacatacacacagaaaagcagTATTGATGGTTCTGCAAAACTTGTGGTCACATGATTATAATCATAACaatattattgttaatttttcttagtgtcttcttttcctttcgactgttccctttcaggggtcaccacagcgaatcatgtgcctccatctaaccctgtcctctgcatcctcttctctcaaaccaactaacttcatgtcctctctcactacatccataaatctcctctttggtcttcctctagacctcctgcctggcagctccaacttcTAAACGTTGACCCTATGTACTTAAAgccctgcaccttcttcacctctgctccctgtaacctcaccgttccacctgtgtccctctcattcacacacatgtagtCTGTCCGGCTGCGGCTAAGTTTCATTCCCctgatttccagagcagacctccacctctctagattttccacctgctccctgctctcactacagatcacactgtcatctgcaaacatcattgtccatggagattcctctataacctcatctgtcagcctgtccatcatcagaccaaacaagaaggggctcagagtcGATCCTTGATGCTGTCATGATCTGGACTTtgtttccacttcctgcccaggacttttattttgttgccccttttacctgcttcctgcctcatgTTTTGTTAATCATTCTGATTGTTTTCCCCGGGTCCCTGGTTGATTTATACCTagctctccccacagtcccCTGTCAGATCCTCCATCTAACTCCCGGACAGTGCACCTTGACCCCTGATTAGCCTGACATCTGTTTTTTGGATTGCTGATTCTTGTTTTTGAACTCTGTTGTTTGTCCCCTGCCCGAGGTttgatttgttctgtttttgattCAGTTTAGTTACCTCTGCCATTTATCCTCGTGGTTAAAAGTTTGCtacctgttgtgttttttcgtATCCTCCTCTCAGGAGCAATTTATGTTAACCCTTTAGCATTTGATTAATAAACCCGTTCATCTGTTTACTCCCTCTCACTgcctcttcacttgggtccgtCCTTATACAAAACTGTGACTGATGCAGACCAagctccaccttaaactcctctgtcacacctacagccacctcaccacggtcttacagttTTCACACACTTcttgcaccactctaacatacttctctgcctcTCCAGACTTCTTCATaaaataccacagctcctctgtCTGCACccaagacacaatgcaactccctctgaccctcattgtacttctccatcagcatcctcaaagcaaatagtgcatctgttgtactctttctaggcatgaaaccatattgctgctcacaaatgttcacctctgcccttagcctagcttccactactctttcctacaacttcattgtttggctcatcaggtttatttctctgtagttgccacagctctgcacatctcccttgtccttaaaaatgttaatcttctcctccagtcctcgggcatcctctcactctgcAAGATCTTATTAAACAAACTAAtgagaaactctactgccacctctcctagacacttccatacttCCACAGGTATGTTTGCTTTGCTGCTGCCAGATTTTGGCTGATCATTTCAGCTAATAAACatacacaatttattttattaaatatttctctcgggtatgaatgtgaaataaatgcTCACTCTATGTAAGTTTAAAAC
This genomic interval from Channa argus isolate prfri chromosome 5, Channa argus male v1.0, whole genome shotgun sequence contains the following:
- the LOC137128284 gene encoding adenosine receptor A1-like, with the protein product MKLDVIYMLVGVLIAVVCCLGNILVISAVWISNSMQKPTFCLIVSLAVADFMVGCVAIPFTMVVERQVTVSFHSCLFISCVVILLPSVSVLSLVAISVDRYLRVSVPLRYKRTVTRKLSFLAVAACWIVAVPLSFAPMLGWYNHKTLSSSINSTIVCQFISVIPMSYLVYFRFFLCNLTPLLVMTVLYGFVFCTIRGSLREKPGNGGPAHNYLKKEKQLAGSLALVLVLFAVSWLPLHIMNCIVYFVGLNVIPPTVFHVGILLSHANSAINPIVYAFKIQKIRSGYLKIWRQYIRCEEVNQGPQTSQTTENNLSSNFTSVGKNE